The Osmerus eperlanus chromosome 12, fOsmEpe2.1, whole genome shotgun sequence genome has a segment encoding these proteins:
- the slc16a3b gene encoding monocarboxylate transporter 4 — MGGVVLDEGPGGVKAPDGGWGWAVLVGCFVITGFSYAFPKAVSVFFKELIREFGVGYSDTAWISSILLAMLYGTGPLCSVLVNRFGCRPVMMVGGLFASLGMILASFATSILHIYLCTGVITGLGLALNFQPSLIMLNRYFSEKRPLANGLAAAGSPVALCCLSPLGQVLQYQFGWRGGFLILGGLLLNCCACGALMRPLLGPPKPQDPEKNPGGEQREEKPKPKKKPLLDFSVFKDRGFLIYTIAASIMVLGLFVPPVFVVSYAKEMGNEDTKSALLLTILGFIDIFARPTSGLIAGTKWVRPRCVYLFSFAMLFNGCTDLVGSQATTYTGLVVYCIFFGISYGMVGALQFEVLMAIVGTEKFPSAIGLVLLMEAIAVLVGPPGAGRLLDATQNYMFVFLLAGIEVTLSALVLASGNFLCIKRKQEEPEAKLEMAVTTAEKQGLNGGDQEEEEQEETGRENGAAGVEGGRDGVTTDSGEKNGGLVNSETSL, encoded by the exons ATGGGAGGTGTTGTTCTAGatgagggtcctgggggggtgaAGGCTCCAGACGGGGGCTGGGGATGGGCGGTGCTGGTCGGATGTTTCGTCATCACTGGTTTCTCCTACGCCTTCCCTAAAGCGGTCAGTGTGTTCTTCAAGGAGCTGATAAGGGAGTTTGGAGTGGGCTACAGCGACACGGCCTGGATCTCCTCGATACTCCTTGCCATGCTGTATGGCACAG gccctTTGTGCAGCGTGTTGGTGAACAGGTTCGGCTGCCGTCCAGTAATGATGGTGGGAGGGTTGTTTGCGTCGCTGGGTATGATCCTGGCTTCCTTTGCTACCAGCATCTTACACATCTACCTCTGCACTGGAGTCATCACAG GTCTGGGCTTGGCGTTGAACTTCCAGCCCTCCCTGATCATGCTGAACCGCTACTTCAGCGAGAAGCGTCCGCTGGCTAACGGGCTGGCGGCGGCGGGCAGCCCCGTGGCGctctgctgcctctcccccctggGCCAGGTGCTGCAGTACCAGTttggctggagggggggcttcCTCATCCTGGGGGGCCTGCTGCTCAACTGCTGTGCCTGCGGGGCTCTCATGAGGCCCCTCCTGGGGCCCCCCAAGCCCCAAGACCCAGAGAAGAACCCTGgaggggaacagagggaggagaagccTAAACCGAAGAAGAAGCCCCTGCTGGACTTCAGTGTGTTCAAGGACCGTGGGTTCCTCATCTACACCATCGCGGCCTCCATCATGGTGCTGGGGCTGTTCGTGCCCCCCGTGTTTGTGGTGAGCTACGCCAAGGAGATGGGGAACGAGGACACCAAGTCAGCCCTGCTCCTCACCATCCTGGGGTTCATAGACATCTTCGCGAGGCCTACCTCGGGCCTGATCGCTGGGACGAAGTGGGTGCGGCCCAGGTGCGTGTACCTGTTCAGTTTCGCCATGCTCTTCAACGGGTGCACCGACCTTGTTGGATCCCAG GCGACCACCTACACAGGCCTGGTGGTTTATTGTATCTTCTTTGGGATCTCCTACGGAATGGTGGGGGCGCTCCAGTTTGAGGTTCTCATGGCGATCGTGGGCACGGAGAAGTTCCCCAGCGCTATAGGCCTGGTGCTCCTGATGGAGGCTATCGCTGTGCTAGTGGGACCCCCTGGAGCAG GCCGCCTACTGGATGCCACCCAGAACTACATGTTTGTGTTCCTGCTGGCAGGGATTGAGGTCACGCTATCAGCCCTGGTGCTGGCATCAGGGAACTTCCTGTGCATCAAGAGGAAGCAGGAAGAGCcagaggccaagctggagatgGCCGTGACCACCGCAGAGAAGCAGGGGCTGAACGGAggggaccaggaggaggaggagcaggaggagacaggcagagagaacgGGGCAGCAggagtggaaggagggagggacggtgTCACGACAGACTCAGGGGAGAAGAACGGAGGACTAGTGAACTCTGAGACATCTCTTTGA